One Setaria italica strain Yugu1 chromosome II, Setaria_italica_v2.0, whole genome shotgun sequence DNA segment encodes these proteins:
- the LOC101779124 gene encoding disease resistance protein RGA2 isoform X2, with translation MTNMCISLCEKLLGELASRSINFFISKSSKPRVLDVEDSLQRALLQAQVIIDEVTGRHITNQAMLQQLDMLRDAMYQGCYKLDTFRYQSHDEKYAEDQVVSHSSSLLKLNSLKGIFSCKTKTQILEQLEDALDNLSSMILDVKELVVFLTGYPRLYHQPYNMHLLLSNCMFGRQMEAELVLNFLLHTQPNGVEELEVLPVVGPGKVGKSTLVAHVCSDERVRDHFSEIVFVSDHDSKDEELTHLWERCVKKCQNSRPSKYRRTLVVAEVAGDINESEWKRLYAASRRCMTIGSKIIITSRSDKIAKLGTTRAVTLKYLSEEAYWYFFKTHAFGSTDPTMHPRMAYVAMEIARMSNRSLLSATITACLLRDNFDIHFWCKLLAFLRRFIKWHASSFGEHPGDALNQNKPAHLWSMVRTSKEIVVHHQYDCSSQEEVPKISLASVMYGGVKPPSGKFEAIV, from the exons ATGACCAACATGTGCATTTCATTATGTGAAAAGC TCCTGGGTGAACTAGCCTCTAGATCCATAAATTTCTTCATCAGCAAAAGCTCCAAGCCAAGGGTGCTGGATGTGGAGGACAGCCTGCAAAGGGCTCTCCTCCAGGCGCAGGTTATCATCGATGAGGTTACAGGACGCCACATCACGAACCAAGCTATGCTCCAGCAGCTGGACATGCTGAGAGATGCCATGTACCAAGGCTGTTACAAACTTGACACCTTCAGATACCAATCCCACGATGAGAAGTATGCCGAAGATCAGGTTGTGAGTCATTCTTCTTCTCTGTTGAAACTAAATTCCCTAAAAGGAATCTTTTCGTGCAAAACAAAGACACAGATTTTGGAACAGCTGGAAGATGCCCTTGACAATTTGAGCTCTATGATCCTTGATGTGAAAGAGCTGGTTGTGTTCTTGACGGGCTACCCTCGCCTCTACCACCAGCCATATAACATGCATCTACTGCTGAGCAACTGCATGTTTGGCCGCCAGATGGAAGCAGAGCTTGTCCTCAACTTCCTATTACACACACAACCTAACGGTGTTGAAGAATTGGAGGTCCTGCCAGTTGTCGGTCCTGGCAAAGTTGGCAAGAGCACCCTTGTGGCACACGTTTGCAGTGATGAAAGAGTCCGTGATCATTTTTCAGAAATTGTGTTCGTGAGTGACCAtgattccaaagatgaagagttAACCCATCTTTGGGAAAGATGTGTGAAGAAATGTCAAAATTCCAGGCCAAGCAAATATAGGAGAACGCTAGTTGTTGCTGAGGTGGCTGGAGACATCAATGAAAGCGAGTGGAAGAGGCTGTATGCTGCTTCCAGACGGTGTATGACAATTGGCAGTAAAATCATAATCACAAGCCGGTCTGACAAGATCGCAAAGCTTGGAACGACGAGGGCAGTGACACTGAAATATCTATCAGAGGAAGCATACTGGTACTTCTTCAAAACACATGCGTTTGGAAGCACAGATCCCACGATGCACCCAAGGATGGCATACGTAGCCATGGAGATAGCCAGGATGTCGAATCGATCTCTCCTTAGTGCAACAATCACTGCCTGTTTGCTGAGGGACAACTTTGACATCCACTTTTGGTGCAAGCTTTTGGCTTTTTTGAGACGTTTCATCAAGTGGCATGCCTCCAGTTTTGGTGAGCATCCAGGTGATGCTCTGAACCAAAATAAACCTGCACATCTTTGGAGTATGGTTAGAACTTCTAAAGAGATAGTGGTTCATCATCAGTATGATTGCTCTTCACAAGAGGAGGTCCCAAAGATATCATTGGCGAGTGTGATGTATGGAGGCGTTAAGCCTCCTTCTGGGAAGTTTGAAGCCATAGTATAG
- the LOC101779124 gene encoding disease resistance protein RGA2 isoform X1 — protein sequence MSRRCRRQSSPPVLGELASRSINFFISKSSKPRVLDVEDSLQRALLQAQVIIDEVTGRHITNQAMLQQLDMLRDAMYQGCYKLDTFRYQSHDEKYAEDQVVSHSSSLLKLNSLKGIFSCKTKTQILEQLEDALDNLSSMILDVKELVVFLTGYPRLYHQPYNMHLLLSNCMFGRQMEAELVLNFLLHTQPNGVEELEVLPVVGPGKVGKSTLVAHVCSDERVRDHFSEIVFVSDHDSKDEELTHLWERCVKKCQNSRPSKYRRTLVVAEVAGDINESEWKRLYAASRRCMTIGSKIIITSRSDKIAKLGTTRAVTLKYLSEEAYWYFFKTHAFGSTDPTMHPRMAYVAMEIARMSNRSLLSATITACLLRDNFDIHFWCKLLAFLRRFIKWHASSFGEHPGDALNQNKPAHLWSMVRTSKEIVVHHQYDCSSQEEVPKISLASVMYGGVKPPSGKFEAIV from the exons ATGTCTCGCCGTTGCCGGCGTCAATCTTCACCTCCAG TCCTGGGTGAACTAGCCTCTAGATCCATAAATTTCTTCATCAGCAAAAGCTCCAAGCCAAGGGTGCTGGATGTGGAGGACAGCCTGCAAAGGGCTCTCCTCCAGGCGCAGGTTATCATCGATGAGGTTACAGGACGCCACATCACGAACCAAGCTATGCTCCAGCAGCTGGACATGCTGAGAGATGCCATGTACCAAGGCTGTTACAAACTTGACACCTTCAGATACCAATCCCACGATGAGAAGTATGCCGAAGATCAGGTTGTGAGTCATTCTTCTTCTCTGTTGAAACTAAATTCCCTAAAAGGAATCTTTTCGTGCAAAACAAAGACACAGATTTTGGAACAGCTGGAAGATGCCCTTGACAATTTGAGCTCTATGATCCTTGATGTGAAAGAGCTGGTTGTGTTCTTGACGGGCTACCCTCGCCTCTACCACCAGCCATATAACATGCATCTACTGCTGAGCAACTGCATGTTTGGCCGCCAGATGGAAGCAGAGCTTGTCCTCAACTTCCTATTACACACACAACCTAACGGTGTTGAAGAATTGGAGGTCCTGCCAGTTGTCGGTCCTGGCAAAGTTGGCAAGAGCACCCTTGTGGCACACGTTTGCAGTGATGAAAGAGTCCGTGATCATTTTTCAGAAATTGTGTTCGTGAGTGACCAtgattccaaagatgaagagttAACCCATCTTTGGGAAAGATGTGTGAAGAAATGTCAAAATTCCAGGCCAAGCAAATATAGGAGAACGCTAGTTGTTGCTGAGGTGGCTGGAGACATCAATGAAAGCGAGTGGAAGAGGCTGTATGCTGCTTCCAGACGGTGTATGACAATTGGCAGTAAAATCATAATCACAAGCCGGTCTGACAAGATCGCAAAGCTTGGAACGACGAGGGCAGTGACACTGAAATATCTATCAGAGGAAGCATACTGGTACTTCTTCAAAACACATGCGTTTGGAAGCACAGATCCCACGATGCACCCAAGGATGGCATACGTAGCCATGGAGATAGCCAGGATGTCGAATCGATCTCTCCTTAGTGCAACAATCACTGCCTGTTTGCTGAGGGACAACTTTGACATCCACTTTTGGTGCAAGCTTTTGGCTTTTTTGAGACGTTTCATCAAGTGGCATGCCTCCAGTTTTGGTGAGCATCCAGGTGATGCTCTGAACCAAAATAAACCTGCACATCTTTGGAGTATGGTTAGAACTTCTAAAGAGATAGTGGTTCATCATCAGTATGATTGCTCTTCACAAGAGGAGGTCCCAAAGATATCATTGGCGAGTGTGATGTATGGAGGCGTTAAGCCTCCTTCTGGGAAGTTTGAAGCCATAGTATAG
- the LOC101780334 gene encoding disease resistance protein RGA2, which yields MAPDGRRPISNVNLHLDASVLGELASRSINFFTSKSSKPRVLDVEGSLQRALLRAQVIIDEATGRHITNQAMLQQLDMLRNAMYQGCYKLDAFRYQHHDEKYAEDQVVSHSFFVSKVNSMKGICSSKRKTQILEQLEDALDNLSTMIIDMKELVLFLTSYPHLYRQPYSMHLLLGKCMFGRQMEAYLVLNFLLHTQPNGAEELEVLPVVGPIKVGKSTLVAHVCNDERVRDHFSEIMFLSNHDFKYEKLTYLREGCVKKHQNSTPSKYGRMLVVVEATGDFNEDEWKRLYASSKQCMASGSKIIITSRSDKITKLGTTRAVTLKYLSEEAYWYFFKTHVFGSTDPTMHPRMAYVAMEIARMLNRSLNAATTIACLLRDKFGIHFWCKVLTFLRGLIKWHVSSFGEHPGDALRQYKPAHLRSMVRTSEEIVVHHQYNCSSQEEVPKISLASVMYGNVKPPSGKFEALVWRSPIPPCYNYIYTCEIWLPHFGLVLEKFKELPLC from the exons ATGGCTCCCGACGGCCGGCGGCCGATTTCCAATGTCAATCTTCACCTTGACGCTTCAG TCCTGGGTGAACTAGCCTCTAGATCCATCAATTTCTTCACCAGCAAAAGCTCCAAGCCAAGGGTGCTGGACGTGGAGGGCAGCCTGCAAAGGGCTCTCCTCCGGGCGCAGGTTATCATCGATGAGGCCACAGGACGCCACATCACGAACCAAGCTATGCTCCAGCAGCTGGACATGCTGAGAAATGCCATGTACCAAGGCTGTTACAAACTTGACGCCTTCAGATACCAACACCACGATGAGAAGTATGCCGAAGATCAGGTTGTGAGTCATTCTTTCTTTGTCTCCAAAGTAAATTCTATGAAAGGGATATGTTCTTCAAAGAGAAAGACACAGATTTTAGAACAACTGGAAGATGCCCTTGACAATTTGAGCACTATGATCATTGATATGAAAGAGCTGGTTCTGTTCTTGACGAGCTACCCTCACCTGTACCGCCAGCCTTATAGCATGCACCTACTGCTGGGCAAGTGCATGTTTGGCCGCCAGATGGAAGCATACCTTGTTCTCAACTTCCTATTGCACACACAACCTAATGGTGCTGAAGAATTGGAGGTCCTGCCGGTTGTTGGCCCCATCAAAGTTGGCAAGAGTACCCTTGTCGCGCATGTTTGCAATGATGAAAGAGTCCGTGACCATTTTTCAGAAATCATGTTCTTGAGCAACCATGATTTCAAATATGAGAAGTTAACCTATTTGAGGGAAGGATGTGTGAAGAAACATCAGAATTCCACACCGAGCAAATATGGGAGAATGCTCGTTGTTGTTGAGGCGACTGGAGATTTCAATGAAGATGAGTGGAAGAGGTTGTATGCTAGTTCCAAGCAGTGCATGGCAAGTGGTAGCAAAATCATAATAACAAGCCGGTCTGACAAGATCACAAAGCTTGGAACGACGAGGGCAGTGACACTGAAATATTTATCCGAGGAAGCATACTGGTACTTCTTCAAAACACATGTGTTTGGAAGCACTGATCCCACGATGCACCCAAGAATGGCATACGTAGCCATGGAGATAGCCAGGATGTTGAATCGATCTCTCAATGCTGCAACAACCATTGCCTGTTTGCTGAGGGACAAATTTGGCATCCACTTTTGGTGCAAGGTTTTGACCTTTTTGAGAGGGCTCATCAAATGGCACGTCTCCAGTTTTGGTGAGCATCCAGGTGATGCTCTGCGCCAATATAAACCTGCACATCTTCGGAGTATGGTTAGAACTTCTGAAGAGATAGTGGTTCATCATCAGTACAATTGCTCTTCACAAGAGGAGGTCCCAAAGATATCATTGGCGAGTGTGATGTATGGAAACGTTAAGCCTCCTTCTGGGAAGTTTGAAGCCCTAGTATGGAGGTCCCCAATACCGCCCTGCTACAACTACATCTATACTTGTGAG ATATGGTTACCCCATTTTGGGCTGGTGTTGGAGAAATTCAAAGAGTTACCGCTTTGTTAG
- the LOC101770491 gene encoding probable N-acetyltransferase HLS1, whose translation MGSTRKCEWKYRKMFGASSKFKRKAQANTVGPGGHPCGPRGKEKRSRRLRAAARRRRSSEIVRGCVKTVACGRGNLFSKVAYLLGLRVSPGHRRRGIGRRLVERMEEWFRQAGAEYAYVATDRDNEPSVRLFTGRCGYAKFRAPSVLVHPVFRHDLAPSPPRSRRRVAVLELPPRDAELLYRARFAGVEFFPRDIDAVLSNPLSLGTFLAVPGGTAWRGVEAFLATPPESWAVVSVWNCKDAFRLEVRGAPRLWRAAARATRAADRALSPWLLRVPSVPNLFEPFGMHFLYGLGGAGADAPRMGRALCRHAHNVARAAGARVVATEVGARDPLRAGVPHWPRLGAEDLWCIKRLADGYGDGALGDWTKAPPGDSIFVDPREF comes from the exons ATGGGAAGTACAAGAAAATGTGAATGGAAGTACAGGAAAATGTTTGGTGCGAGTTCAAAGTTTAAACGAAAGGCACAAGCCAATACGGTGGGCCCGGGCGGCCATCCCTGTGGGCCCCGGGGTAAGGAGAAGAG GTCGCGGaggctgcgggcggcggcgcggcggcggaggtcgtCGGAGATCGTGCGCGGCTGCGTCAAGACCGTGGCGTGCGGCCGCGGCAACCTCTTCTCCAAGGTGGCCTACCTCCTCGGCCTCCGCGTGTCCCCCGGCCACCGGCGGCGTGGCatcggccgccgcctcgtcgagcGGATGGAGGAGTGGTTCCGGCAAGCGGGCGCCGAGTACGCCTACGTCGCCACCGACCGCGACAACGAGCCCTCGGTGCGCCTCTTCACCGGCCGCTGCGGCTACGCCAAGTTCCGCGCCCCCTCCGTGCTGGTGCACCCTGTGTTCCGCCACGAcctcgcgccgtcgccgccgcgttccCGCCGCCGGGTCGCCGTCCTCGAGCTCCCGCCGCGCGACGCTGAGCTCCTCTACCGCGCGCGCTTCGCCGGTGTCGAGTTCTTCCCGCGCGACATCGACGCCGTCCTCTCCAACCCCCTCTCGCTCGGCACCTTCCTCGCAGTCCCCGGCGGTACAGCGTGGCGCGGCGTGGAGGCGTTCCTGGCCACGCCGCCGGAGTCGTGGGCGGTGGTGAGCGTGTGGAACTGCAAGGACGCGTTCCGCCTCGAGGTGCGCGGCGCGCCGAGGCTGtggcgcgccgcggcgcgcgccacgcgcgccgccgaccgcgcgctCTCGCCGTGGCTGCTCCGCGTCCCGTCGGTGCCCAACCTCTTCGAGCCGTTCGGGATGCACTTCCTCtacggcctcggcggcgccggcgccgacgcgccGCGGATGGGGCGCGCGCTGTGCCGGCACGCGCACAAcgtggcgcgcgccgccggggcgCGCGTCGTCGCCACCGAGGTCGGCGCGCGAGACCCGCTCCGCGCCGGCGTGCCGCACTGGCCGAGGCTCGGCGCCGAGGACCTCTGGTGCATCAAGAGGCTCGCCGACGGGTACGGCGATGGCGCGCTCGGCGACTGGACCAAGGCGCCGCCCGGCGACTCCATCTTCGTGGACCCGAGGGAGTTCTAG
- the LOC101780735 gene encoding putative disease resistance protein RGA1 has translation MEAVVSAIIGDLAGRSISFLVDTYLNLTAPTTGDDDERLHRLQQLLRRAHVIAEEAERRRVTNHSMLLQLNTMREEMYRGHHALAHMLASRRARSRDDDGDQDDQRRHADDDGPVSHHHPFAMSQFNPAKRARLVIRSRDGHRQSEKRMQQALKRIETIITDVKDEFVVFLTACPPLGRQPYSSYMIIDKCMFGRQMEMERVVTFLLHDDEEEDDDGGGGASKLGILPIVGPTKAGKSTLVEHACNDERVRDHFSQIVSFTLGDLVDENTLALRRGRVIRHRRCPSDEGCRVLVIVELDGDRNSRGMDCTIMEDLFRRLRSICRTRVPCVSKIIVKSRSDKIASLGTTEPLRLDHVAKEAYWYFFKVCAFGSTDASEHPELVSIAMDMAVEMDRCFGLLDVFAGRLRSNFNARFWRLMLEVVREFKKKNLLMNDACHSDQNREVTEPASFNPKRTQDQFVCHGDYELTGFVDGEVPMISLHDLIFEGTRPRGNPAHHLTTATRTASRY, from the coding sequence ATGGAGGCAGTTGTCTCGGCGATCATCGGCGACCTCGCCGGTAGATCCATCTCTTTCCTCGTCGACACATACCTCAACCTGACGGCACCAACgaccggcgacgacgacgagaggCTACAcaggctgcagcagctgctgcgtCGTGCCCACGTCATcgccgaggaggcggagcggcggcgcgtcACGAACCACTCCATGCTGCTGCAGCTGAACACCATGAGAGAGGAGATGTACAGAGGGCACCACGCGCTGGCTCACATGCTGGCCAGCCGCCGAGCCCGCAgcagggacgacgacggcgaccagGATGACCAGCGACggcacgccgacgacgacggtcCGGTGAGCCATCATCATCCCTTCGCCATGTCTCAGTTCAATCCTGCCAAGCGTGCCCGCCTGGTGATCCGTAGCAGGGATGGTCATCGTCAGAGCGAGAAACGGATGCAGCAAGCTCTGAAGCGCATAGAAACCATAATCACTGACGTGAAAGATGAGTTCGTCGTGTTCTTGACCGCTTGTCCTCCCTTGGGGCGCCAGCCGTACAGCTCCTACATGATCATCGACAAGTGCATGTTCGGTCGCCAAATGGAGATGGAACGTGTCGTCACCTTCCTACTAcacgacgacgaagaagaagatgatgatggtggtggtggtgcttcgaAGCTAGGTATCCTGCCCATTGTAGGCCCCACAAAAGCCGGAAAGAGCACCCTTGTCGAGCATGCTTGCAACGACGAGAGGGTGCGAGATCACTTCTCGCAGATAGTATCTTTCACCCTTGGCGACCTTGTAGATGAAAACACACTGGCCCTTAGAAGAGGCCGAGTGATCAGGCATCGGCGCTGCCCCTCAGATGAAGGCTGCAGGGTATTGGTCATCGTTGAACTGGATGGAGATAGGAATTCAAGAGGTATGGATTGTACTATCATGGAGGATTTGTTCAGAAGACTGCGATCCATCTGCAGAACTCGCGTCCCGTGTGTAAGTAAAATCATAGTCAAAAGCCGATCCGACAAGATTGCGAGTCTCGGAACAACGGAACCTCTTAGGTTAGATCATGTAGCTAAAGAAGCTTATTGGTACTTCTTTAAGGTGTGTGCATTTGGAAGCACAGACGCCTCAGAGCACCCGGAACTGGTATCAATAGCCATGGACATGGCAGTGGAGATGGATAGGTGTTTCGGGCTCCTGGACGTATTTGCTGGACGCTTGAGATCAAATTTCAATGCTCGTTTTTGGAGGTTGATGCTGGAGGTTGTAAGAGaattcaagaagaagaatctcCTCATGAACGATGCATGCCATAGTGATCAAAACCGGGAGGTGACCGAGCCGGCATCATTTAACCCCAAAAGAACCCAAGATCAGTTTGTGTGTCATGGCGACTATGAACTAACAGGCTTTGTGGACGGAGAAGTTCCAATGATATCATTGCACGATCTCATTTTTGAAGGCACCAGGCCACGAGGAAATCCCGCACACCACCTTACTACAGCCACGCGTACAGCTTCGAGATACTGA
- the LOC101781139 gene encoding cysteine-rich receptor-like protein kinase 10: MSMIGMVLLIVTSAATVAAQPWEVCGTTGKYAAGSTYQANLDLLSAALPSNASSTGLFAKGSAGAAPDAVHGLALCRGDLNASACRTCVADAFQGARRRCALTKDATVFYDTCLLRFSDQDFLGLDYSNRSHGLAVAVDRPVMPTEATLTGWDGYSSNAFIAQQVNKLLNGTVRQLFSSTTTANRYAATGRLGDIDGSNTIMPLYAYAQCAPDSTDDLCHYCLQNFSDLAMANIGRRAGRVLGLRCNLRYEEYQFYSHFTWINGDGTLNPATPPPSPTPEPAPLPPTPIVLPPTHRQRKSYTKCQNTGQFPDGLEVAVKRLASHSRQGFTEFRNEIQLIAKLQHTNLVRLLGCCYQGEERILVYEYLPNKSLDFFIFDKTRSALIDWGKRLAIVEGIAQGLLYLHKHSRLRVVHRDLKTSNILLDREMNPKISDFGLAKTFSTDDIEGNTRRIVGTYGYMAPEYASEGLFSIKSDVFSFGVLTLEIISGERTSSFHRNGEFINLIGHAWKLWKDGLWLQLVDASLVVACHTSSIMRCINIALLCVQENAAERPTMSDVVAMLSSETMALPEPKHPAYFHVRMRNAEAPAAVMPSSVNDITMSALDGR, translated from the exons ATGTCCATGATCGGCATGGTCCTGCTCATTGTCACCTCGGCGGCAACGGTCGCCGCACAGCCGTGGGAGGTCTGCGGCACCACCGGCAAGTACGCGGCCGGCAGCACCTACCAGGCCAACCTAGACCTCCTGTCCGCCGCGCTCCCGTCGAATGCCTCCTCCACCGGCCTATTCGCCAAGGGCtctgccggcgccgccccggacGCAGTCCACGGCCTCGCGCTCTGCCGGGGTGACCTGAACGCCTCCGCCTGCCGCACCTGCGTCGCCGACGCGTTCcagggcgcgcggcggcggtgcgcgctCACCAAGGACGCGACCGTCTTCTACGACACGTGCCTCCTCCGCTTCTCCGACCAGGACTTCCTTGGCCTGGACTACTCCAACCGTTCCCATGGTTTGGCCGTAGCTGTGGATCGTCCGGTCATGCCCACGGAAGCCACGTTGACCGGTTGGGACGGCTACAGCTCCAATGCATTCATCGCCCAGCAGGTAAACAAGCTGCTCAACGGCACGGTACGGCAGCTCTTCAGCTCCACGACGACGGCGAATCGCTACGCGGCAACCGGCCGACTGGGGGACATCGATGGCAGCAACACCATCATGCCGCTCTACGCCTACGCGCAGTGCGCGCCGGACTCGACAGATGATCTCTGCCATTACTGCCTCCAGAATTTCAGTGACCTGGCGATGGCGAACATCGGCAGACGGGCGGGACGGGTTCTTGGATTGCGGTGTAATCTGAGGTACGAGGAGTATCAGTTCTACAGCCATTTCACGTGGATCAACGGCGACGGGACACTGAatcccgccacgccgccaccatcgccgaCACCGGAGCCAGCCCCGCTCCCGCCGACGCCGATTGTTTTGCCGCCCACGCATCGTCAACGCAAGA GTTATACTAAGTGCCAAAACACA GGCCAGTTTCCTGATGGGTTGGAAGTAGCAGTTAAGAGACTTGCTTCGCATTCAAGGCAAGGTTTCACAGAGTTCAGAAATGAAATTCAACTCATAGCCAAGCTGCAGCACACAAATCTGGTCAGGCTCTTGGGTTGCTGCTACCAGGGAGAGGAGAGAATACTAGTCTATGAATATTTGCCCAATAAAAGCTTGGACTTCTTCATTTTTG ACAAAACAAGAAGTGCTTTAATAGATTGGGGAAAACGCCTAGCGATAGTAGAGGGGATAGCTCAAGGACTTTTGTATTTGCACAAGCACTCTCGGTTACGAGTGGTTCATAGAGATCTTAAAACAAGCAACATTCTCTTGGACCGTGAAATGAACCcaaaaatttcagattttgggCTTGCAAAGACATTTAGCACAGATGATATAGAAGGCAACACAAGAAGGATTGTTGGCACTTA TGGTTACATGGCTCCTGAGTACGCATCAGAGGGACTTTTCTCAATCAAATCTGACGTATTCAGCTTTGGCGTGCTAACTCTTGAGATCATCAGTGGAGAAAGAACATCAAGTTTCCATCGAAATGGGGAGTTCATCAACCTTATTGGTCAT GCATGGAAGTTATGGAAAGACGGATTGTGGCTTCAACTCGTGGATGCATCACTAGTTGTTGCGTGCCACACATCATCGATCATGAGATGCATTAACATCGCACTATTGTGCGTGCAAGAGAATGCGGCTGAGCGACCCACCATGTCAGATGTCGTAGCGATGCTAAGCAGCGAGACTATGGCCTTGCCTGAGCCTAAGCACCCTGCATATTTCCATGTAAGGATGAGAAATGCAGAGGCGCCAGCAGCTGTTATGCCATCTAGTGTTAATGATATCACAATGTCTGCTCTAGACGGCAGATAG